From Aspergillus fumigatus Af293 chromosome 3, whole genome shotgun sequence, a single genomic window includes:
- the gstA gene encoding glutathione S-transferase family protein: protein MANRPDITLYTTQTPNGIKISIALEELGLPYKVEKIDISKNTQKEPWFLEINPNGRIPALTDTFTDGQKIRLFESGSILTYLAEQYDKDYKISYPRGTREYYETISWLYFQNAGVGPMQGQANHFVRYASEHIQYGVDRYVNETRRLYGVLDKHLSTSKSGYLVGDHVTIADISHWGWVAAAGWAGVNIDEFPHLKAWEERMAARPGVEKGRHVPAPHTIKDLLKDKERMEQEAAKTRQWVQQGMKSDANKAKH, encoded by the exons ATGGCAAATAGACCTGATATTACACTGTACACTACGCAGACTCCCAATGGGATCAAGATCTCCATtgcgctggaggagttggg ACTCCCATACAAGGTGGAGAAGATTGACATCTCCAAGAACACCCAGAAGGAACC CTGGTTTCTCGAAATCAACCCCAATGGCCGTATCCCCGCCCTAACCGATACATTCACCGACGGCCAGAAGATCCGGCTCTTCGAGTCCGGCAGCATCCTCACCTATCTGGCCGAGCAGTACGACAAGGACTACAAGATCTCCTACCCCAGGGGCACCCGCGAGTACTACGAGACCATCAGCTGGTTGTACTTCCAGAATGCCGGCGTCGGACCCATGCAGGGCCAGGCGAACCACTTCGTCCGCTACGCCTCCGAGCACATCCAGTACGGTGTGGACCGGTACGTCAACGAGACACGCCGTCTCTACGGCGTGCTCGACAAGCACCTCTCCACCTCCAAGTCCGGGTATCTGGTCGGTGACCACGTTACCATCGCGGACATCTCGCACTGGGGCTGGGTGGCGGCCGCTGGTTGGGCGGGCGTGAATATCGATGAGTTCCCGCATCTCAAGGCGTGGGAGGAGCGCATGGCTGCGCGCCCGGGCGTCGAGAAGGGCCGCCATGTGCCTGCGCCGCATACCATCAAGGACTTGCTCAAAGATAAGGAGCGCATGGAACAGGAGGCGGCCAAGACTAGACAGTGGGTTCAGCAGGGCATGAAGTCAGATGCGAATAAGGCGAAGCATTAA
- the bbp gene encoding putative zinc knuckle transcription factor/splicing factor MSL5/ZFM1, with amino-acid sequence MAWRNQGITGSNNIPLGRRRFGGEDGPEEESRTATPASVGGDNGIKRGRSPVRADPPADGVKRRKKRNRWGDAQENKAAGLMGLPTMIMANFTNEQLEAYTLHLRIEEISQKLRINDVVPADGDRSPSPPPQYDNFGRRVNTREYRYRKRLEDERHKLVEKAMKTIPNYHPPSDYRRPTKTQEKVYVPVNDYPEINFIGLLIGPRGNTLKKMEAESGAKIAIRGKGSVKEGKGRSDAAHASNQEEDLHCLIMADTEEKVNKAKKLVHNVIETAASIPEGQNELKRNQLRELAALNGTLRDDENQACQNCGQIGHRKYDCPEQRNFTANIICRVCGNAGHMARDCPDRQRGSDWRNGGGYGGGRRAIGQGDAVDREMEQLMQELSGGAPGPDGQPPRRIEAGPDHGYDDRDVKPWQRGPPPSDVAPWQQRGRDNRSRDDYGSRDQGSAPPWAAQSRGGDYGYGSHAGGYGAPGAGAATSGAAPWHQQAPPPPPGGASAYGYGAYPGYGAAVPGMGAPGAPPGLSVPPPPPGMPSMYYGSGSPPPPPPGEGPPPPPPSELPPPPPPSA; translated from the exons ATGGCCTGGCGCAACCAAGGAATCACCGGTTCCAACAACATCCCCTTAGGCCGTCGGCGGTTTGGAGGTGAAGATGGCccagaggaggagagtcGCACGGCGACGCCTGCATCTGTCGGCGGAGATAATGGGATCAAGCGTGGCAGAAGCCCAGTTCGAG CGGACCCCCCTGCTGATGGTGTCAAGAGGCGCAAGAAGCGCAACCGTTGGGGTGATGCTCAGGAGAACAAGGCTGCCGGTCTCATGGGTTTGCCCACGATGATCATGGCAAACTTCACCAATGAACAGCTTGAGGCTTATACACTGCATCTTCGTATTGAGGAGATCAGCCAGAAGCTCCGCATCAACGATGTTGTCCCTGCGGATGGTGATag ATCCCCATCGCCGCCTCCGCAGTACGATAACTTTGGCAGACGTGTAAACACTAGAGAATACCGTTACCGCAAGCGTCTCGAGGACGAGCGCCACAAGCTTGTCGAGAAGGCCATGAAGACCATTCCTAACTACCACCCGCCCTCTGACTACAGGCGCCCAACCAAGACCCAGGAGAAGGTCTATGTTCCAGTGAATGACTATCCAGAGATTAACTTCA TTGGCTTACTCATAGGTCCTCGTGGAAAtaccttgaagaagatggaggcCGAATCTGGTGCCAAGATTGCCATTCGAGGCAAAGGCTCCGtcaaagaaggaaaaggccgATCTGACGCCGCTCACGCTAGTAAccaggaagaagacctccATTGTCTGATCATGGCAGATACCGAAGAGAAGGTTaacaaggccaagaagcttGTGCACAATGTTATTGAAACA GCTGCCTCGATTCCCGAAGGCCAGAACGAACTCAAGAGAAACCAGTTGCGAGAGTTGGCTGCTCTCAACGGTACCCTCCGTGATGATGAGAATCAGGCTTGTCAGAACT GTGGCCAAATTGGACATCGCAAGTACGATTGTCCCGAGCAGCGGAACTTTACCGCCAACATCATCTGTCGCGTCTGTGGCAATGCTGGCCATATGGCTCGTGATTGTCCTGACCGCCAGAGAGGTTCCGACTGGCGGAATGGCGGCGGTTATGGCGGTGGCCGCAGAGCCATCGGGCAAGGCGATGCTGTCGACCGTGAGATGGAG CAACTTATGCAAGAATTGTCCGGTGGTGCTCCAGGCCCAGACGGCCAGCCTCCTCGCCGGATCGAGGCTGGTCCCGATCACGGTTACGATGATCGTGACGTGAAGCCATGGCAGCGCGGACCTCCTCCCAGCGATGTGGCTCCATGGCAGCAGAGAGGGCGGGACAACCGCTCTCGCGACGACTATGGCTCGCGCGATCAGGGCAGTGCACCCCCGTGGGCGGCGCAGAGCCGTGGTGGCGATTATGGATACGGATCGCATGCAGGTGGCTACGGCGCccctggtgctggtgctgctaCTAGTGGCGCTGCTCCTTGGCACCAGCAagctccgcctccgccaCCCGGCGGAGCAAGTGCTTATGGGTATGGGGCTTATCCCGGTTATGGCGCAGCTGTGCCTGGTATGGGCGCCCCAGGTGCTCCTCCCGGTTTGAGTGTTCCACCGCCTCCGCCCGGCATGCCTTCCATGTATTACGGCTCTGGCagccctccaccacctcccccTGGTGAAGGACCCCCGCCTCCT CCTCCGAGTGAACTTCccccacctcctcccccttctgCATAG
- a CDS encoding DUF821 domain protein gives MGRCLTYQPCQLLILGLVAALAFSIWTLWLGVNSDKDNIHPLLNQLIPAGHCACRSATIFSCDSCLQCSASTLPPSPSPPHITFDPNEYSYNETQCHSFFPGLFEDPTRAQTFWQAKNGIRRADLDNVQMMNGMVRAAVYKGRLYVLTALARGEDHRRKIIGVLSSIHRALISASDLAVIPDTEFIFSVEDKVEDIAGPGHPLWVLARKPHEESVWLMPDFGFWSWGHLDSQIRPYDQVVEHVRQREVPWDQKRDKLVWRGKLSFAPKLRRTLLEVARGYPWGDVREVEWRNKANFLSMEEHCDYKFIAHVEGRSYSASLKYRQACQSVVVIHKLQYIQHHHYLLVSSGPQQNFVQVERDFSDLPQKMQELLDNPAKAQRIARNSVNVFRERYLTAAADACYWRALLLAWAVASPDLTLRGPPQNGIRYESFLLLGESNMMHFGR, from the coding sequence ATGGGCCGATGTCTGACTTACCAACCCTGCCAGCTACTCATTCTGGGACTCGTCGCAGCTCTTGCTTTTTCAATATGGACACTATGGCTGGGCGTCAACTCAGATAAAGACAACATCCATCCTTTGCTGAACCAACTGATTCCTGCGGGCCATTGTGCTTGCCGGTCTGCTACCATCTTCAGCTGTGATAGCTGCCTCCAGTGCTCTGCTTCCACCTTGCCTCCGAGCCCTTCGCCTCCTCATATCACCTTTGATCCGAATGAATACTCCTACAATGAGACACAATGCCATTCCTTCTTCCCTGGCTTGTTCGAAGATCCCACACGCGCTCAAACATTCTGGCAGGCCAAGAATGGGATCCGCAGGGCTGACCTCGACAATGTCCAAATGATGAACGGCATGGTCAGAGCGGCCGTCTACAAAGGCCGTCTGTATGTCCTTACCGCTCTCGCGAGGGGGGAAGATCACCGCCGCAAAATCATCGGAGTGTTAAGCTCGATCCACCGCGCCCTGATCTCAGCCTCGGACCTTGCTGTGATTCCAGACACAGAGTTTATCTTCTCCGTTGAGGACAAAGTGGAAGATATCGCGGGACCCGGTCATCCTCTCTGGGTTCTTGCGAGAAAGCCCCACGAAGAGTCCGTCTGGCTCATGCCGGACTTTGGCTTCTGGTCCTGGGGCCATCTTGATAGCCAGATCAGACCGTATGACCAAGTGGTGGAGCATGTCCGACAGCGGGAGGTGCCCTGGGACCAGAAACGGGATAAGCTGGTGTGGCGGGGGAAGCTTAGCTTTGCACCAAAACTGCGGCGGACGCTGCTCGAGGTTGCACGGGGCTATCCGTGGGGTGATGTGCGAGAGGTGGAGTGGAGGAACAAGGCCAACTTCCTCAGCATGGAGGAGCATTGTGACTACAAGTTCATCGCGCATGTGGAAGGGCGTTCCTATTCCGCGTCGCTCAAGTATCGCCAGGCGTGTCAGTCGGTGGTAGTGATTCATAAACTGCAGTACATCCAGCATCACCACTATCTCCTCGTCTCCTCCGGGCCACAGCAGAACTTTGTCCAGGTCGAAAGGGATTTCTCGGATCTGCCGCAGAAGATGCAGGAGCTTCTGGATAACCCTGCTAAAGCTCAGCGCATTGCAAGGAATAGCGTGAATGTGTTTCGGGAACGCTATCTGACAGCAGCCGCTGATGCATGCTACTGGAGGGCCCTGCTGCTGGCGTGGGCCGTGGCCTCTCCTGATCTCACTCTGAGGGGCCCTCCTCAGAATGGGATCCGATACGAGTCATTCTTATTGCTTGGAGAAAGCAATATGATGCATTTtgggcgatga
- a CDS encoding anion exchange family protein: protein MQRNRRASHTSAREEDTVFSRSNLHPTTSHGSVHSSHSQRNSWQSRPPHARRGSGQSHSQRSQHQHGGVSHGQQGAEGLSGVQTGASSARTSRWWRVRLFRGMIKDIKRRAPFYWSDWTDAWDYRVIPATVYMYFANILPALAFSLDMFEKTKQSYGVNEVLLASVLGAVVFAVFAAQPLVIVGVTGPITVFNYTVYDIVSPRGTPYLAFMCWIGIWSLIMHWILAITNACNGLTYVTRFSCDIFGFYVAFIYLQKGIQVLTRQWVQVGEASAYLSIMVALLVLMSGWVCGQLGSSTLFQRYVRKFLEDYGTPLTIIFFTGFVHIGHMRDVEVATLPTSKAFFPTADRDWLVDFWNISVGDVFLAIPFALLLTILFYFDHNVSSLIAQGTEFPLRKPAGFHWDIWLLGLTTFIAGILGLPFPNGLIPQAPFHTAALCVTRDVADEDDTNKGKTIRVTDHVVEQRVSNLAQGLLTLGTMTGPLLIVLHLIPQGVMAGLFFVMGVQALQGNGITQKLIFLAQDKNFTPPSNPLKRIERRLAIWVFVIIELIGFGATFAITQTIAAIGFPVIILLLIPLPSFVLPYWFTKEELAILDGPTASPFTMESVGGTYGYDEVELSATSAADTPNRGSEKPDSDGGVMVRRDSSSESPIEDDLERGEAYELQPVSSVRRRSTTSRVD from the exons aTGCAGAGAAACCGTCGAGCCTCACACACTTCTGCTCGTGAAGAGGACACCGTCTTCTCGAGGTCAAATCTACACCCGACAACCTCGCATGGCTCGGTCCACTCATCTCACTCCCAGCGGAATTCTTGGCAGTCCAGACCTCCGCACGCCCGACGGGGAAGTGGCCAATCGCACTCCCAGCGCTCCCAGCATCAGCATGGCGGTGTCTCCCATGGACAGCAGGGTGCGGAGGGTCTGTCGGGGGTGCAGACTGGCGCGTCGTCTGCGCGGACGAGCAGGTGGTGGCGGGTAAGGCTCTTCCGCGGCATGATCAAAGATATCAAGCGGAGGGCGCCGTTCTACTGGAGTGATTGGACTGATGCGTGGGATTATCGCGTTATCCCGGCTACTGTTTATATGTATTTTGCCAA TATTCTGCCTGCTCTGGCGTTCTCGCTGGATATGTTcgagaagacgaagcagaGTTATGGGGTTAATGAGGTCCTTCTTGCCTCTGTTTTGGGGGCTGTTGTTTTTGCGGTCTTTGCTGCGCAGCCTTTGGTTATTGTTGGTGTTACTG GTCCGATTACGGTGTTTAATTACACTGTTTACGATATCGTGTCGCCGCGTGGGACGCCCTACCTTGCTTTCATGTGTTGGATTGGGAT CTGGTCGTTGATTATGCATTGGATTTTGGCCATCACCAACGCGTGCAATGGTCTGACTTATGTCACCCGCTTTTCGTGTGATATCTTCGGGTTTTACGTGGCCTTCATCTACTTGCAGAAAGGGATTCAGGTCCTGACCCGACAATGGGTTCAGGTCGGGGAGGCCTCCGCCTACCTGAGTATTATGGTTGCCCTTCTTGTCCTCATGAGTGGATGGGTTTGCGGACAACTCGGTAGCAGCACGCTGTTCCAGAGATATGTCCGCAAATTCTTGGAGGATTACGGTACACCGTTGACTATCATTTTCTTCACTGGATTCGTCCACATTGGCCATATGCGGGATGTTGAAGTTGCGACCTTGCCCACCAGTAAAGCCTTCTTTCCCACGGCTGATCGTGACTGGTTGGTGGATTTCTGGAATATCAGTGTCGGAGACGTCTTCCTTGCCATTCCATTTGCCCTTCTTCTGACCATTCTGTTCTACTTCGACCACAATG TGTCATCACTGATTGCGCAGGGAACAGAGTTCCCTCTACGCAAACCCGCCGGCTTCCACTGGGATATCTGGCTGCTGGGACTAACCACCTTCATAGCTGGAATTCTCGGTCTTCCATTCCCCAATGGACTGATCCCCCAGGCACCTTTCCACACAGCTGCACTTTGCGTTACACGCGATGTggctgatgaggatgataccAACAAAGGCAAAACAATCCGCGTCACCGACCACGTTGTCGAGCAAAGAGTCAGTAATCTCGCTCAGGGTCTCTTGACCCTCGGTACCATGACCGGTCCACTTCTCATCGTCCTGCATTTGATCCCGCAAGGCGTCATGGCGGGTCTTTTCTTCGTCATGGGAGTGCAAGCCCTCCAGGGCAACGGTATCACGCAGAAACTCATCTTCCTGGCTCAGGATAAGAACTTCACTCctccatcaaatccattGAAACGAATCGAGCGCAGACTCGCCATTTGGGTATTTGTTATTATTGAATTGATCGGTTTTGGCGCCACGTTCGCCATCACCCAGACGATTGCGGCCATTGGATTTCCGGTGATTATTTTGCTGCTCATTCCGTTGCCCTCGTTCGTGCTACCTTATTGGTTCACAAAGGAAGAGCTCGCTATTCTTGACGGCCCCACTGCCAGTCCGTTCACCATGGAAAGCGTTGGCGGGACTTATGGTTACGACGAGGTTGAACTGTCAGCGACTTCGGCTGCGGATACCCCAAATAGAGGCTCAGAGAAGCCAGACTCAGATGGAGGCGTTATGGTACGGAGAGACTCGTCTTCGGAATCGCCTATCGAGGACGATTTGGAGAGAGGAGAGGCCTACGAATTGCAGCCGGTGTCTTCAGTTCGAAGGAGAAGTACGACGAGCAGGGTGGATTGA
- the dbp8 gene encoding ATP-dependent RNA helicase DBP8, which translates to MTSPVPSEPVSEDTHDSSSGSEVEPSKTSTRAPKRRRLSESSDDSDDSYVAPAPLPTLSRIKKKGAPDAKPAAPAGQDNPVLIRDALEIGLREEASSFAALNVAPWLVGSLTTMAVRKPTAIQKACIPEILKGRDCIGGSRTGSGKTIAFSVPMLQKWAEDPFGIFGVVLTPTRELALQIFEQIKAISAPQSMKPVLITGGTDMRPQAIALAGRPHVVIATPGRLADHIKSSGEDTVCGLKRVRMVVLDEADRLLASGPGSMLPDVETCLSALPPSSERQTLLFTATVTPEVRALKNMPRSANKPPVFVTEISTENQGTIPPTLKQTYLKVPLTHREAFLHVLLSTEGNASKPAIVFCNHTKTADLLERMLRRLSHRVTSLHSLLPQSERNANLARFRASAARILVATDVASRGLDIPTVSLVINYDVPRNPDDYVHRVGRTARAGRRGEAVTLVGQRDVQLVLAIEERVGRQMEEWSEEGVSIEGRLVRTGALKEVGEAKREAMVEIDEGRDVLGRKRNKLKKVR; encoded by the exons ATGACGTCCCCCGTTCCCTCAGAGCCGGTATCTGAGGATACACATGATTCATCTAGCGGTTCTGAAGTAGAACCATCCAAAACCTCTACCCGAGCCCCCAAAAGACGACGACTCTCCGAATCCTCTGACGACTCTGACGACTCGTACGTTGCGCCGGCGCCGCTCCCCACCCTTTCCCGTATCAAAAAGAAGGGAGCACCAGATGCGAAACCGGCAGCTCCAGCAGGTCAAGATAACCCAGTGCTGATCCGTGATGCGTTGGAAATTGGGCTGCGGGAGGAAGCGTCGTCGTTTGCTGCGTTGAATGTCGCGCCGTGGCTGGTTGGGTCGCTGACGACGATGGCGGTCAGGAAGCCAACGGCGATTCAAAAGGCGTGTATACCGGAGATTCTCAAGGGGAGGGACTGTATCGGTGGAAGCCGGACTGGTTCCGGTAAGACGATTGCGTTCTCCGTTCCGATGCTACAGAAGTGGGCGGAAGATCCGTTTGGGATATTTGGGGTTGTGTTAACTCCGACGAG AGAACTTGCCTTGCAGATTTTCGAACAGATCAAGGCCATCTCGGCTCCGCAGAGCATGAAGCCCGTTCTCATCACCGGCGGAACGGACATGCGACCTCAGGCCATTGCTCTGGCGGGGAGACCGCATGTGGTGATTGCGACTCCCGGCCGCTTGGCAGACCACATCAAGTCGTCCGGCGAAGATACAGTGTGCGGCCTCAAGCGGGTGCGCATGGTCGTTCTCGACGAAGCCGACCGACTGCTCGCCAGCGGGCCGGGTAGCATGCTCCCCGATGTCGAAACGTGCCTCTCCGCTCTGCCTCCCTCCAGCGAGCGGCAGACTCTCCTCTTCACCGCGACAGTCACCCCCGAAGTGCGCGCCCTGAAGAACATGCCCCGCTCCGCCAACAAACCGCCTGTCTTCGTGACCGAGATCTCCACGGAGAATCAGGGCACGATCCCCCCGACGCTCAAACAGACCTACCTCAAGGTGCCGCTAACGCATCGCGAAGCCTTCCTGCACGTCCTCCTCTCCACCGAGGGCAACGCCTCCAAACCTgccatcgtcttctgcaATCACACCAAGACCGCCGACCTGCTCGAGCGCATGCTCCGCCGCCTCTCCCACCGCGTCACCTCCCTGCATAGTCTCCTTCCCCAGTCCGAGCGGAACGCCAACCTCGCCCGCTTCCGCGCCTCCGCGGCCCGCATCCTCGTCGCCACGGACGTCGCCTCGCGTGGTCTCGATATCCCTACCGTCAGCCTGGTCATCAACTACGATGTGCCCCGCAACCCGGACGACTACGTGCACCGTGTCGGTCGTACGGCGCGTGCGGGCCGCCGCGGCGAGGCCGTCACGCTGGTCGGACAGCGGGATGTGCAGCTTGTGCTGGCGATCGAGGAGCGCGTCGGCCGGCAGATGGAGGAGTGGAGCGAGGAGGGCGTCAGTATCGAGGGTCGCCTGGTGCGAACCGGTGCCCTCAAGGAAGTTGGCGAGGCGAAGCGAGAGGCCATGGTGGAGATTGACGAGGGGCGCGACGTGCTGGGTCGCAAACGGAACAAGTTGAAAAAGGTGCGGTAG